One Paraburkholderia kururiensis DNA window includes the following coding sequences:
- a CDS encoding SDR family oxidoreductase — protein sequence MKRLAGKVALVTGAGRGIGAAIAAAFAREGAAVVLAELDLDAAENTAQQIEATLKDKTQDSPRVLAVRTDVTQPQSVRDAVDAAERTFGPLDVLVNNAGINVFCDPLTMTDDDWRRCFAVDLDGVWNGCRAVLPGMVERGAGAIVNIASTHSFKIIPGCFPYPVAKHGVIGLTKALGIEYAPRNVRVNAIAPGYIETQLTHDWWSSQPDPAAARQATLDLQPMKRIGRPEEVAMTAVFLASDEAPFINASCITIDGGRSALYHD from the coding sequence ATGAAGCGGCTGGCCGGCAAGGTCGCGCTGGTTACCGGTGCCGGTCGCGGCATCGGCGCCGCGATCGCGGCGGCCTTCGCGCGCGAAGGCGCGGCGGTGGTGCTGGCCGAACTCGATCTCGATGCCGCCGAAAACACGGCGCAGCAGATCGAAGCCACGCTGAAAGACAAAACGCAAGACTCGCCGCGCGTGCTCGCCGTGCGCACTGACGTCACGCAGCCGCAATCGGTGCGCGACGCCGTGGACGCTGCCGAACGCACCTTCGGCCCGCTCGACGTGCTCGTGAACAACGCCGGCATCAACGTGTTCTGCGACCCGCTCACGATGACCGACGACGACTGGCGCCGCTGCTTCGCGGTGGACCTCGACGGCGTCTGGAACGGTTGCCGCGCGGTGCTGCCGGGCATGGTGGAGCGCGGCGCGGGCGCCATCGTGAACATCGCGTCCACGCATTCGTTCAAGATCATTCCGGGCTGCTTTCCGTACCCGGTCGCGAAGCACGGCGTGATCGGCCTCACGAAGGCGCTCGGCATCGAATACGCGCCGCGCAACGTGCGTGTGAACGCCATCGCGCCGGGCTACATCGAAACGCAGCTTACGCACGACTGGTGGTCGAGCCAGCCGGACCCAGCCGCGGCGCGCCAGGCCACGCTCGATCTGCAGCCGATGAAGCGCATCGGCCGTCCCGAGGAAGTGGCGATGACCGCAGTCTTTCTCGCGTCCGATGAAGCGCCGTTCATCAACGCGAGCTGTATCACGATCGACGGCGGACGCTCGGCGCTCTATCACGACTGA
- a CDS encoding 2-dehydro-3-deoxy-6-phosphogalactonate aldolase translates to MPTDLNLPAPYAPHAGLAAAFDTCALIAILRGVTPADAADHGRALYEAGFRIIEVPLNSPQPFESIAAIRQAVPADAIVGAGTVLQPTLVKDVKAAGGELIVMPHSDPEVVLAAKAHGLACAPGVATPTEAFLALKNGADVLKMFPAEQLGMQVVKAWRAVIAPQVPLVPVGGITPDNMGPFLTAGANGFGLGSALYKPGQSAATTASHAKAFINGLRVARAGMRK, encoded by the coding sequence ATGCCAACCGATCTCAACCTGCCAGCACCGTATGCGCCGCACGCGGGACTTGCCGCGGCGTTCGACACCTGTGCGCTCATCGCGATCCTGCGCGGCGTGACGCCCGCGGACGCCGCCGATCACGGCCGCGCGCTGTACGAGGCGGGCTTTCGCATCATCGAAGTGCCGCTCAATTCGCCGCAGCCGTTCGAGAGCATCGCGGCGATCCGCCAGGCCGTGCCCGCCGATGCCATCGTGGGCGCCGGCACCGTGTTGCAGCCCACGCTCGTGAAGGACGTGAAGGCCGCAGGCGGCGAGTTGATCGTGATGCCGCACAGCGACCCCGAAGTGGTGCTCGCGGCGAAGGCGCACGGCCTTGCGTGCGCGCCCGGCGTCGCCACGCCCACCGAGGCGTTTCTCGCGCTCAAGAACGGCGCGGACGTGCTCAAGATGTTCCCCGCCGAGCAGCTCGGCATGCAGGTCGTGAAGGCCTGGCGCGCGGTGATCGCGCCGCAGGTGCCGCTCGTGCCGGTGGGCGGCATCACGCCGGACAACATGGGTCCGTTCCTCACGGCCGGCGCGAACGGATTCGGTCTGGGCTCGGCGCTCTACAAGCCGGGCCAGAGCGCGGCGACCACGGCGTCGCATGCGAAGGCCTTCATCAACGGACTGCGCGTGGCGCGTGCGGGGATGCGCAAATGA
- a CDS encoding arabinose ABC transporter substrate-binding protein, producing the protein MKRRIFLTLAAAATAVLFNAPVAQAADQVKIGFLVKQPEEPWFQDEWKFAEIAAKEKGFTLVKIGAPSGEKVMSAIDNLAAQKAQGFVICTPDVKLGPGIVAKAKADGLKMMTVDDRLVDGAGKPIESVPHMGISAYNIGKQVGEGIAAEIKKRGWDMKDVGAIDVTYEQLPTAHDRTSGATDALIAAGFPKANVIAAPQAKTDTENAFNAANIALTKNPKFKHWVAYGLNDEAVLGAVRAAEGRGFKADNMIGIGIGGSDSALNEFKKPEPTGFYGTVIISPKRHGEETSTLMYDWITKGTTPPPLTLTTGMLATRSNVNEVREKMGLASK; encoded by the coding sequence ATGAAACGCAGAATTTTCCTCACGCTCGCTGCAGCAGCCACGGCGGTGCTCTTCAACGCGCCCGTCGCGCAGGCTGCCGATCAGGTCAAGATCGGCTTCCTCGTGAAGCAGCCGGAGGAGCCGTGGTTCCAGGACGAATGGAAGTTCGCCGAGATCGCCGCGAAAGAAAAGGGCTTCACGCTCGTGAAGATCGGTGCGCCGTCTGGCGAAAAGGTGATGAGCGCCATCGACAACCTCGCGGCGCAGAAGGCGCAGGGCTTTGTGATCTGCACGCCGGACGTGAAGCTCGGACCGGGCATCGTCGCGAAGGCGAAGGCTGACGGCCTCAAGATGATGACGGTGGACGACCGTCTGGTGGACGGCGCGGGCAAGCCGATCGAGTCGGTGCCGCACATGGGCATTTCGGCCTACAACATCGGCAAGCAGGTGGGCGAAGGCATTGCCGCCGAAATCAAGAAGCGCGGCTGGGACATGAAGGACGTAGGCGCGATCGACGTGACCTACGAGCAGCTGCCCACCGCTCACGACCGTACGAGTGGCGCAACGGACGCGCTCATCGCCGCCGGTTTCCCGAAAGCGAACGTGATCGCGGCGCCGCAGGCGAAGACCGACACGGAAAACGCGTTCAACGCAGCCAACATCGCGCTCACGAAGAACCCGAAGTTCAAGCACTGGGTGGCCTACGGCCTGAACGACGAAGCCGTGCTGGGCGCCGTGCGCGCAGCGGAAGGCCGCGGCTTCAAGGCGGACAACATGATCGGCATCGGTATCGGCGGTTCGGACTCGGCCTTGAACGAGTTCAAGAAGCCGGAGCCGACGGGCTTCTACGGCACCGTGATCATCAGCCCGAAGCGCCACGGCGAAGAGACGTCGACGCTCATGTACGACTGGATCACGAAGGGCACGACGCCGCCCCCGCTCACGCTCACGACGGGCATGCTGGCCACGCGCAGCAACGTGAACGAAGTGCGTGAAAAGATGGGGCTCGCCTCGAAGTAA
- a CDS encoding IclR family transcriptional regulator, translating into MDNKLMSPPNPITPQPDHTGRASRAANGAATKPGARATAQTPAQPADEIGLPGSPLDLAQQQAGTQTLLRGLAILEAAAAGVRDLRSFGAALGTTRSTTHRLVSSLVQARYLRQVQGGYLLGPKLIELGTIALEQMPLTAVARPHLQALADYSLDTIHLGVRDGDDVLYIDKIPGQRGLEMRSRVGHRMPLASTGIGKALMLDLAPDVWRKLHDASRRALAGVSFKPDHRPDLDTFLERMTGYAAGGYTFDLEENEASIRCVAAPVRDASGAIVAALSVASTIPYMSLERMDELVPIVQREARAISEELGWRAPQPAARRIKR; encoded by the coding sequence ATGGACAACAAACTGATGTCTCCGCCCAACCCCATCACACCTCAGCCCGACCACACCGGGCGCGCATCGCGCGCCGCGAACGGCGCCGCGACGAAGCCGGGTGCCCGTGCGACTGCGCAGACGCCCGCGCAGCCCGCCGACGAAATCGGTTTGCCCGGCTCGCCGCTCGACCTCGCGCAGCAGCAGGCCGGCACGCAGACGCTTCTGCGCGGCCTCGCGATTCTCGAAGCCGCCGCGGCCGGCGTGCGCGACCTGCGCTCGTTCGGCGCGGCGCTCGGCACGACGCGCAGCACCACGCACCGCCTCGTGAGCAGCCTCGTGCAGGCGCGCTACCTGCGCCAGGTGCAGGGCGGCTACCTGCTCGGGCCGAAGCTCATCGAACTGGGCACCATCGCGCTCGAACAGATGCCGCTCACGGCGGTGGCGCGTCCGCATCTGCAGGCGCTGGCCGATTACTCGCTCGATACGATTCACCTCGGCGTGCGCGACGGCGACGACGTGCTCTACATCGACAAGATTCCCGGCCAGCGCGGTCTCGAAATGCGCTCGCGCGTGGGGCATCGCATGCCGCTCGCGTCCACGGGAATCGGCAAGGCGCTGATGCTCGATCTCGCGCCCGACGTCTGGCGCAAGCTGCACGACGCGTCGCGCCGCGCGCTCGCGGGCGTGAGCTTCAAGCCGGACCATCGCCCGGACCTCGACACGTTTCTCGAACGCATGACCGGTTACGCCGCGGGCGGCTACACGTTCGACCTCGAAGAGAACGAAGCCTCCATTCGCTGCGTCGCCGCGCCCGTGCGCGACGCGTCGGGCGCCATCGTCGCGGCGCTTTCGGTGGCGAGCACGATTCCGTACATGTCGCTCGAACGCATGGACGAACTGGTGCCGATCGTGCAGCGCGAAGCGCGCGCGATCTCGGAAGAACTCGGCTGGCGCGCTCCGCAGCCGGCCGCACGCAGGATCAAACGATGA
- the aroE gene encoding shikimate dehydrogenase, producing MSAPQVQTQADRYAVIGNPVAHSKSPFIHARFAAQTGEAVEYDRLLAPLDGFVETVRAFMASGGRGLNVTVPFKLEAYALADTHSARAAAAGAVNTLRFDADGIYGDNTDGVGLVRDIETNLGVTLKGARVLLLGAGGAARGVVLPLLERGPRCLAIVNRTASKAEGLVAQFAAAAYEAGCTLTGGGPDAVDPYPYDVIVNATAGSLDAALPDCDDRAFGAATLAYDMMYAAEPTVFMRHAQSLGARSADGLGMLVEQAAESFYVWRGVRPDGAPVLAELRALLAGLRAAQKA from the coding sequence ATGAGCGCGCCGCAAGTGCAGACGCAAGCGGACCGTTATGCCGTGATCGGCAATCCGGTTGCGCACAGCAAGTCGCCGTTCATTCACGCGCGCTTTGCGGCGCAGACCGGCGAGGCCGTCGAATACGACCGGCTGCTCGCGCCGCTCGACGGCTTCGTCGAGACCGTGCGCGCATTCATGGCGTCCGGCGGCCGCGGGCTCAACGTCACCGTACCGTTCAAGCTCGAAGCGTATGCGCTGGCCGACACGCATTCGGCGCGCGCCGCGGCGGCCGGCGCGGTCAACACGCTGCGCTTCGATGCCGACGGCATCTACGGCGACAACACGGACGGTGTCGGCCTCGTGCGCGACATCGAAACGAATCTCGGCGTGACGCTGAAGGGCGCGCGCGTGCTGCTGCTCGGCGCAGGCGGCGCGGCGCGCGGCGTCGTGCTGCCGTTGCTCGAACGCGGCCCGCGCTGCCTCGCTATCGTGAACCGCACGGCGTCGAAGGCCGAAGGGCTCGTCGCGCAGTTCGCCGCCGCGGCCTATGAAGCGGGCTGCACGCTGACGGGCGGCGGCCCGGACGCCGTCGACCCGTACCCGTACGACGTGATCGTCAACGCGACGGCGGGCAGCCTCGACGCCGCATTGCCCGACTGCGACGACCGCGCGTTCGGCGCCGCCACGCTCGCCTACGACATGATGTACGCCGCCGAGCCCACGGTCTTCATGCGCCACGCGCAGTCGCTGGGCGCGCGCAGCGCGGACGGTCTCGGCATGCTCGTCGAGCAGGCCGCCGAATCGTTCTACGTGTGGCGCGGCGTGCGGCCCGACGGCGCGCCCGTGCTCGCCGAACTGCGCGCACTGCTGGCCGGACTGCGCGCGGCGCAGAAGGCCTGA
- the mtgA gene encoding monofunctional biosynthetic peptidoglycan transglycosylase, with the protein MSLTAAARRTRRPGLARWAFYGFSVFACAWLATQLYYFAQIAVWNVVNPQSTAFMRSDAWRLSNERGGRADASIQHTWVPYEQISRNLKRAIIASEDARFVSNNGYETDAILQAWEKNKSRGRIVAGGSTITQQLARNLFLSRDKSYLRKGQELIITWMLETLMDKQRIFEIYLNSVEWGDGVYGAQAAAQHYYRTSAAKLTAWQAARLAVMLPRPRYFDEHRNAPWLSQRAAVIARRMGVAELPQ; encoded by the coding sequence ATGTCGCTCACCGCTGCCGCCCGGCGCACGCGCCGTCCGGGCCTCGCCCGATGGGCGTTCTACGGCTTCTCCGTGTTCGCCTGCGCGTGGCTTGCCACGCAGCTTTACTACTTCGCGCAGATCGCCGTGTGGAACGTCGTGAATCCGCAATCGACAGCGTTCATGCGCTCCGACGCGTGGCGGCTTTCGAACGAGCGAGGCGGGCGCGCCGACGCGTCGATCCAGCACACGTGGGTGCCTTACGAGCAGATCTCGCGCAACCTGAAGCGCGCCATCATCGCCTCCGAGGACGCCAGGTTCGTCAGCAACAACGGCTACGAAACCGACGCCATCCTGCAAGCCTGGGAAAAGAACAAGTCGCGCGGTCGCATCGTGGCGGGCGGGTCGACCATTACCCAGCAACTCGCGCGCAACCTGTTCCTCTCGCGCGACAAGAGCTACCTGCGCAAAGGGCAGGAGCTGATCATCACGTGGATGCTCGAAACGCTGATGGACAAGCAGCGCATCTTCGAGATCTACCTGAACTCGGTGGAGTGGGGCGATGGCGTGTACGGTGCGCAGGCCGCGGCGCAGCACTACTACCGCACGTCGGCGGCGAAGCTGACTGCGTGGCAGGCCGCGCGGCTCGCCGTCATGCTGCCGCGCCCGCGGTACTTCGACGAGCATCGCAACGCGCCCTGGCTTTCGCAGCGTGCCGCCGTGATCGCGCGGCGCATGGGTGTGGCGGAGTTGCCGCAGTAG
- a CDS encoding 2-dehydro-3-deoxygalactonokinase: MSQSTAGGDLAAVTGFSAANAAAAPAALIALDWGTTALRAYLYDATGRVLASRGSPAGIMNLPRPAAEGGFDMAFDAVCGEWLDQTPSLPVIAAGMVGSAQGWVQAPYVDTPASADALVAGIVRVKTARGATLAIVPGVLERGELPNVMRGEETQIVGALGGEGDDGGHDAHDAEDSAAANVLIGLPGTHAKWAIVRDGRIERFYTFMTGEIFAALREHTILGRTMVSPGEPDLGAFLRGVAVAREHGDAGVLATVFSTRTLGLTAQLEPQQQPDYLSGLLIGHELAGLEAVLAHDPPPLEGRTLRLIGNDALCERYRLALAQFGCTNAQLVRHATERGLWRIAVQAGLVTPTVGAPAQEGSAAQRETRAT, encoded by the coding sequence ATGAGTCAATCCACGGCCGGCGGCGATCTTGCCGCCGTCACCGGTTTCAGTGCCGCGAACGCCGCGGCGGCCCCCGCCGCGCTCATCGCGCTCGACTGGGGCACCACGGCGCTGCGCGCGTATCTCTACGACGCGACGGGCCGCGTGCTGGCGAGTCGCGGGTCGCCGGCCGGCATCATGAATCTGCCGCGTCCCGCCGCGGAAGGCGGCTTCGACATGGCGTTCGACGCTGTGTGCGGCGAATGGCTGGACCAGACGCCTTCGCTGCCGGTGATTGCCGCAGGCATGGTGGGCAGCGCGCAGGGTTGGGTGCAGGCGCCTTATGTGGATACGCCCGCGAGCGCGGACGCGCTCGTCGCCGGCATCGTGCGGGTGAAGACGGCGCGCGGCGCGACGCTCGCGATCGTGCCCGGCGTGCTGGAGCGCGGCGAGTTGCCCAATGTGATGCGCGGCGAGGAAACGCAGATCGTCGGCGCGCTCGGTGGCGAAGGCGACGACGGTGGGCATGACGCCCATGACGCAGAGGACAGCGCGGCGGCAAACGTGCTGATCGGCCTGCCGGGCACGCACGCGAAGTGGGCGATCGTGCGCGACGGGCGTATCGAACGCTTCTACACGTTCATGACCGGCGAGATTTTTGCGGCGCTACGCGAGCACACCATTCTGGGCCGCACCATGGTGTCGCCCGGCGAGCCCGACCTCGGCGCCTTTCTGCGCGGCGTGGCCGTCGCCCGCGAACACGGCGATGCGGGCGTGCTGGCCACGGTGTTCAGCACGCGCACGCTGGGTCTCACGGCGCAGCTCGAGCCGCAGCAGCAGCCCGACTATCTCTCGGGCTTGTTGATCGGGCACGAACTCGCGGGTCTGGAAGCCGTGCTCGCGCACGATCCGCCGCCGCTCGAGGGGCGCACGCTGCGCCTGATCGGCAACGACGCGCTGTGCGAGCGCTATCGCCTCGCGCTCGCGCAGTTCGGCTGCACGAACGCGCAACTGGTGCGGCACGCGACGGAGCGAGGGCTGTGGCGCATCGCCGTGCAGGCAGGACTCGTGACGCCGACGGTGGGTGCGCCGGCGCAGGAAGGTTCAGCCGCACAGCGCGAAACGCGGGCGACGTAG